The Algihabitans albus genome includes a window with the following:
- a CDS encoding cyclase family protein, giving the protein MASRDDKQRDGDKQDSSLDSKGSGRRNFLKGTAAAAATGGVIMHELSHATPAAALEGGVSEDAGFAPNRRRAATELFGEDWWPSKWGAEDQAGAANHMGPAKTLEAVSRITTGTVYPIGRVYEAGMPLFGSRVFGMRIPGAPTGGVFGRNKIIWNDEFLATEIGQVGTQFDGLGHIGVEAGNAGDQNERRFYNGVPLSEMAGPYGLHKLGMEHVTPFFTPGVLIDVKGLKGGMMEAGTEVTVADLEAALERQGLSGDSITAGDAVVIRTGWGDLWMEDNARYNSGEPGIGIEAAEWLAAKDVCLVGADCWGIEVVPNPDADLAFPAHQILLTKYGIYLHENLDLDALAEAEAWQFAYIFAPLPIKGATGSPGAPVAVA; this is encoded by the coding sequence GTGGCTTCGCGTGACGACAAGCAGCGGGACGGTGACAAGCAGGACAGCTCCTTGGATTCCAAGGGCAGTGGCCGAAGGAACTTCCTGAAGGGCACTGCGGCGGCGGCGGCCACCGGCGGCGTGATCATGCATGAGCTCAGTCATGCGACGCCGGCTGCCGCGTTGGAGGGGGGCGTCTCAGAGGACGCCGGCTTCGCTCCGAACCGCCGCAGGGCGGCGACCGAACTGTTCGGCGAGGACTGGTGGCCCTCCAAATGGGGGGCGGAGGATCAAGCCGGCGCGGCGAATCACATGGGGCCGGCCAAGACTCTGGAGGCCGTCAGTCGCATCACGACCGGGACGGTCTATCCGATCGGGCGGGTCTACGAGGCCGGCATGCCGCTGTTCGGCAGCCGCGTTTTCGGCATGCGCATTCCCGGTGCGCCGACCGGCGGCGTTTTCGGTCGCAACAAGATCATCTGGAACGACGAGTTCCTGGCGACGGAGATCGGGCAGGTCGGCACTCAGTTCGACGGCCTGGGCCATATCGGAGTCGAGGCGGGCAACGCGGGCGACCAGAACGAGCGGCGCTTCTACAACGGCGTTCCTCTCTCGGAGATGGCGGGGCCCTATGGCCTGCATAAGCTGGGCATGGAGCATGTCACACCCTTCTTCACACCGGGCGTGCTGATCGACGTGAAGGGTCTGAAGGGCGGCATGATGGAGGCCGGAACCGAAGTCACCGTCGCTGACCTGGAAGCGGCGCTGGAGCGGCAGGGGCTGTCCGGCGATAGCATCACGGCGGGCGACGCGGTGGTGATCCGCACCGGCTGGGGCGATCTCTGGATGGAGGACAACGCGCGCTACAATTCCGGCGAACCGGGCATCGGCATCGAGGCTGCCGAATGGCTCGCCGCCAAGGACGTCTGTCTGGTCGGCGCCGACTGCTGGGGCATCGAGGTGGTGCCGAACCCGGATGCCGATCTGGCTTTTCCGGCGCATCAGATCCTGCTGACGAAGTACGGCATCTACCTGCACGAAAACCTGGACCTGGACGCTCTGGCCGAGGCGGAAGCCTGGCAGTTCGCCTATATCTTCGCGCCACTGCCGATCAAGGGCGCCACCGGGTCCCCGGGCGCACCCGTCGCGGTCGCCTAA
- the rodA gene encoding rod shape-determining protein RodA yields the protein MSVLSEITLRRNPELQLGQKIWQLNWGLVLLVLLLAGIGFAMLYSAASGSWDPWAVRQAIRFGGGLLLMFVVALIDIRFWFRVAYPIYFCALALLGAVEVMGTVGMGAQRWIDLGVMQLQPSELMKIALVMALARYFHGITYADIGRPTYLIVPLLLVGAPALLVLKQPDLGTAGMLLTVGGALFLVAGVRWWKFLLVIAAAGAALPVAWNFLHDYQKNRVMTFLDPESDPLGAGYHILQSKIALGSGGIFGKGFLQGTQSHLNFLPEKQTDFIFTMLAEEWGMVGGLGLLGLYLLVFVYGFAIALRSRSHFGRLLAMGLTVNLFLYVFINIAMVMGLLPVVGVPLPLVSYGGTVMLATLIGLGLLLSVSIHRDLRIPRRGPRED from the coding sequence ATGTCCGTCCTCAGCGAAATCACCCTCAGACGCAATCCGGAGCTGCAGCTCGGACAGAAGATCTGGCAGCTCAACTGGGGTCTCGTCCTGTTGGTCCTTCTGCTCGCCGGCATCGGCTTCGCGATGCTCTACTCCGCCGCGAGCGGAAGCTGGGATCCCTGGGCCGTACGCCAGGCCATTCGCTTCGGCGGCGGTTTGCTTCTGATGTTCGTGGTCGCCCTGATCGATATCCGCTTCTGGTTTCGGGTCGCCTATCCGATTTACTTCTGTGCCTTGGCGCTGCTGGGTGCCGTGGAGGTGATGGGCACCGTCGGCATGGGGGCGCAGCGCTGGATCGATCTGGGCGTCATGCAGCTGCAGCCCTCGGAGCTGATGAAGATCGCGCTGGTGATGGCCCTGGCGCGCTATTTTCACGGCATCACCTATGCCGATATCGGCCGGCCGACCTATCTGATCGTGCCGCTTCTGCTGGTGGGCGCGCCGGCGCTTCTGGTGCTGAAGCAGCCCGACCTCGGGACAGCCGGGATGCTGCTGACGGTCGGCGGCGCGCTCTTCCTCGTCGCCGGGGTGCGTTGGTGGAAGTTTCTTCTGGTGATCGCCGCCGCGGGCGCGGCCTTGCCGGTCGCCTGGAACTTCCTGCACGACTATCAGAAGAACCGCGTGATGACCTTCCTGGATCCGGAGTCAGATCCGCTCGGCGCCGGCTACCACATCCTGCAATCCAAGATCGCCCTCGGCTCCGGCGGCATCTTCGGCAAGGGCTTCCTGCAGGGCACGCAGAGCCATCTGAACTTCCTGCCCGAGAAGCAGACCGACTTCATCTTCACCATGCTGGCCGAGGAATGGGGAATGGTCGGCGGGCTGGGTCTGCTGGGGCTCTATCTGCTGGTCTTCGTCTATGGTTTCGCCATCGCGCTCCGCAGCCGCAGTCACTTCGGCCGGCTGCTTGCGATGGGTCTGACCGTCAATTTGTTCCTCTACGTCTTCATCAACATCGCGATGGTGATGGGTCTACTGCCGGTGGTCGGCGTCCCGCTCCCGCTGGTGTCCTACGGTGGAACGGTGATGCTGGCGACGCTGATCGGTCTCGGCCTCCTGCTCAGTGTCTCGATTCACCGCGACCTTCGCATCCCCCGCCGCGGACCCCGAGAAGACTAG
- a CDS encoding rod shape-determining protein yields MMSRLLGVLSADMAIDLGTANTLVYVKGRGIVLNEPSVVAIAEVKGKKQVLAVGDEAKMMLGRTPGNIQAIRPLRDGVIADFEVAEEMIKHFIRKVHNRRSFASPQVIVCVPSGSTAVERRAIQESADAAGARRVFLIEEPMAAAIGAGLPVTEPTGSMVVDIGGGTTEVAVLSLGGIVYSRSVRVGGDKMDEAIIAFIRRNHNLLVGEGSAERIKKEIGSACPPEDGEGSTMEIKGRDLMNGVPKELVISERQIAEALAEPVSAIIEAVKVALEHTAPELAADIVDKGIVLTGGGALLGNLDFVLRAATGLPVSLADDPLSCVALGTGRCLEEMKTLKNVLITMY; encoded by the coding sequence ATGATGTCTCGCCTTCTTGGCGTACTTTCCGCCGACATGGCCATCGACCTTGGGACCGCGAATACGCTGGTCTACGTCAAAGGTCGCGGCATCGTTCTCAACGAACCCTCCGTGGTTGCCATTGCCGAAGTGAAGGGCAAGAAGCAAGTCCTCGCCGTGGGCGACGAAGCCAAGATGATGCTGGGCCGCACGCCCGGCAACATTCAGGCTATCCGGCCTCTGCGCGACGGCGTGATTGCCGACTTCGAGGTCGCTGAGGAGATGATCAAGCACTTCATTCGCAAAGTGCACAATCGCCGCTCCTTCGCCAGTCCGCAGGTCATCGTCTGCGTTCCCTCCGGCTCGACCGCGGTCGAACGCCGCGCGATCCAGGAGTCGGCCGATGCGGCCGGCGCCCGCCGGGTGTTCCTGATCGAGGAGCCGATGGCGGCCGCGATCGGTGCCGGTCTGCCGGTGACGGAGCCGACCGGCTCCATGGTGGTCGACATCGGGGGCGGGACCACGGAAGTGGCCGTGCTGTCCTTGGGGGGTATCGTCTACTCGCGCTCGGTGCGCGTTGGCGGTGACAAGATGGACGAGGCGATCATCGCTTTCATCCGCCGGAACCATAACCTCCTGGTTGGCGAGGGGTCGGCGGAGCGGATCAAGAAAGAAATCGGCTCGGCCTGTCCGCCGGAAGACGGCGAAGGCTCGACGATGGAAATCAAGGGCCGCGACCTGATGAACGGCGTTCCCAAGGAGTTGGTGATTTCGGAACGCCAAATCGCCGAAGCCTTGGCCGAGCCCGTCTCGGCGATCATCGAGGCGGTCAAGGTTGCATTGGAGCACACGGCGCCGGAACTGGCCGCCGACATCGTCGATAAGGGTATCGTCCTGACCGGCGGTGGAGCGCTGCTGGGAAATCTCGATTTCGTCTTGCGTGCGGCCACCGGTTTGCCGGTCTCGCTGGCCGACGATCCGCTGTCTTGCGTCGCGCTCGGGACCGGCCGCTGCCTCGAGGAAATGAAAACGCTTAAAAATGTTCTGATCACGATGTACTAA
- the mrdA gene encoding penicillin-binding protein 2 yields the protein MQKVRHEEQMRHRSFTRRTLLLGGGMSLMLAALTGRMYVLQVEQSDRFAMLAEDNRINLRLLPPLRGRILDRFGAPVAANRQNYRVLLVSEQARDLDAALDRLADILPLTAADRARIHREVARKRNFVPVTVAENLTWDQVGAVEVNAPDLPGVSIDVGQIRTYPYGGAMSHVLGYVGAVSEKDLTGDPVLELPGFRVGKNGIERLHDERLRGEAGTSHVEVNAYGRVIRELRREEGTPGQDVVLTLDAGLQNYVHQRLMGERSASAVVMDTANGDVLAMASVPSYDPDVFTHRISSAEWRRLTEDPLGPLSNKSIAGIYAPGSTFKMLVALAALEQGIDPDFRVWCPGHYTLGNHRFHCWKRPGHGWMDMHDAIVQSCDVYFYDVARKLGVDRIAEMSERFALGLPTGIDLPGERGGVIPTRAWKLANIGEPWQGGETLVTSIGQGFVLTTPLQLAVMTARLVNGGRAVTPRMTRGFKLSGAGDEPLVAPAPDMRIGGPELEIMRVAMDAVVNGRRGTARGSKITEEGWEMGGKTGTSQVRRITKAERAAGVIKNEDLPWRRRDHGLFVGYAPISDPRYAVSIVVEHGGGGSSAAAPIAKDILLEAQRRDPLGTSPLPLVARSGDQA from the coding sequence ATGCAGAAAGTCCGCCACGAAGAACAGATGCGTCATCGCAGCTTCACCCGTCGCACGCTGCTGCTGGGCGGAGGCATGTCGCTGATGCTCGCCGCCCTGACGGGACGGATGTACGTCCTGCAGGTCGAGCAGTCGGATCGCTTCGCCATGCTGGCGGAAGACAATCGCATCAATCTGCGTCTGCTGCCGCCCTTGCGCGGCCGTATTCTCGACCGCTTCGGTGCTCCGGTCGCCGCGAATCGCCAGAACTACAGGGTGTTGCTGGTGTCCGAGCAGGCGCGCGATCTGGACGCCGCGCTCGACCGGCTCGCCGACATCCTGCCCCTGACCGCTGCGGATCGCGCCCGGATCCATCGGGAGGTTGCCCGCAAGCGCAATTTCGTCCCGGTGACCGTCGCGGAGAACCTGACCTGGGATCAGGTCGGCGCCGTCGAAGTGAACGCACCGGATCTGCCCGGTGTCTCGATCGATGTCGGGCAAATTCGCACCTACCCTTACGGCGGTGCCATGTCGCACGTCCTGGGCTACGTCGGCGCGGTCTCGGAAAAGGATCTGACCGGCGACCCGGTGCTGGAACTGCCGGGCTTCCGTGTCGGGAAGAATGGGATCGAGAGGCTGCATGACGAACGGCTGCGCGGCGAGGCCGGAACCAGCCACGTCGAGGTCAATGCCTACGGGCGGGTGATCCGGGAGTTGCGGCGCGAAGAGGGAACGCCGGGTCAGGACGTCGTGCTGACCCTGGATGCCGGCCTGCAGAACTACGTGCATCAGCGTCTGATGGGCGAGCGCAGCGCCTCTGCCGTGGTGATGGACACGGCCAATGGCGACGTTCTGGCCATGGCCTCGGTGCCTTCCTACGACCCCGATGTCTTCACCCATCGGATCTCCTCGGCGGAATGGCGGCGTCTGACGGAAGACCCGCTCGGTCCGCTGTCCAACAAGTCGATCGCCGGCATCTACGCCCCTGGATCGACCTTCAAAATGCTGGTGGCTCTGGCGGCCTTGGAGCAGGGCATCGACCCCGATTTTCGCGTTTGGTGTCCCGGCCACTACACCCTCGGCAACCATCGCTTCCACTGTTGGAAACGGCCGGGCCATGGCTGGATGGACATGCACGACGCCATCGTCCAGTCCTGCGACGTCTATTTCTACGATGTCGCGCGCAAGCTCGGCGTCGACCGAATCGCTGAGATGTCGGAGCGCTTCGCCCTGGGCTTACCGACCGGGATCGATCTGCCCGGCGAACGCGGCGGTGTGATTCCGACCCGCGCCTGGAAGCTGGCGAACATCGGCGAGCCCTGGCAGGGCGGCGAGACACTGGTCACTTCGATCGGTCAGGGGTTCGTCCTGACGACACCGCTGCAGCTCGCCGTGATGACGGCGCGTCTGGTCAACGGCGGCCGTGCCGTGACCCCGCGCATGACCCGCGGTTTCAAGCTGTCCGGCGCCGGCGACGAGCCGCTGGTCGCCCCGGCGCCCGATATGAGGATCGGCGGGCCGGAACTGGAGATCATGCGGGTGGCCATGGATGCCGTGGTCAACGGCCGGCGCGGCACCGCCCGGGGCTCCAAGATCACCGAGGAAGGCTGGGAGATGGGCGGCAAGACCGGCACCAGCCAGGTGCGCCGCATCACCAAGGCGGAGCGCGCGGCCGGCGTCATCAAGAACGAGGACCTGCCCTGGCGCCGGCGCGACCACGGTCTGTTCGTCGGCTATGCACCGATCTCCGACCCGCGCTATGCGGTCTCCATCGTGGTCGAACACGGCGGTGGCGGTTCCAGTGCGGCGGCACCGATCGCCAAGGACATTCTGCTCGAAGCCCAGCGGCGCGATCCCCTCGGCACCTCTCCCTTGCCGCTGGTCGCACGCAGCGGCGACCAGGCCTGA
- a CDS encoding 2-isopropylmalate synthase, translated as MTSQTGPASTASVHSERAKVDADPNRVIVFDTTLRDGEQSPGCSMNLEEKLSVATQLEAMGVDVIEAGFPIASNGDFEAVREVAKAVKTATVAGLSRASRKDIDRAWEALRHAASPRIHTFISTSPLHMKHKLQMDPEDVIQAVADSVGHARNLCDNVEWSPEDATRTDHDFLCRVVETAIRAGAGTINIADTVGYTIPGEFAELIAMLRDRVPNIDQAILSVHCHNDLGLAVANSLAAVQAGARQVECTVNGIGERAGNCAMEEVVMALRTRYDSMPYGTGVDTTQITRASRLVSGITGFAVQPNKAIVGANAFAHESGIHQDGMLKNAQTYEIMTPESVGLTKSNLVMGKHSGRHAFKTKLKELGIDLSDNQLMDVFGRFKDLADHKKDVYDEDILALVDDAAVRHNDHVQFVALGVRCGSHGPQSADLELTVEGASRHATAQGNGPVDALFAAIRAIVPHEAKLQLYQVHAVTGGTDAQAQVTVRLEEQGKTVNGQGADYDTLVASARAYVNALNKLLVKRERSAPDDVDRSAPAAE; from the coding sequence ATGACCAGCCAGACCGGCCCCGCCAGCACCGCAAGCGTTCATAGCGAACGCGCCAAGGTCGACGCCGACCCGAACCGCGTCATCGTTTTCGATACCACCCTGCGCGACGGCGAGCAGTCGCCGGGCTGCTCGATGAACCTGGAGGAGAAGCTCTCGGTCGCGACCCAGCTCGAGGCCATGGGGGTGGACGTCATCGAGGCCGGTTTCCCGATCGCCTCCAACGGTGACTTCGAGGCGGTGCGAGAGGTTGCCAAGGCGGTCAAGACCGCCACCGTGGCCGGTCTGTCGCGCGCCAGCCGGAAGGACATCGACCGTGCCTGGGAGGCGCTGCGACATGCCGCCAGCCCGCGCATTCACACCTTCATCTCGACCTCGCCACTGCATATGAAGCACAAGCTGCAGATGGATCCGGAGGATGTGATCCAGGCGGTCGCCGACAGTGTCGGCCATGCGCGCAATCTCTGCGACAACGTCGAGTGGTCGCCGGAGGACGCGACCCGCACCGACCATGACTTCCTCTGTCGCGTGGTCGAAACGGCGATCCGGGCCGGCGCCGGTACGATCAACATCGCCGACACGGTCGGCTACACCATTCCCGGCGAGTTCGCCGAACTGATCGCCATGCTGCGCGACCGGGTGCCGAACATCGATCAGGCGATTCTCTCGGTCCACTGCCACAACGACCTGGGCCTCGCCGTTGCCAACTCCCTGGCGGCCGTGCAGGCGGGAGCGCGCCAAGTGGAATGCACGGTCAACGGGATCGGCGAACGGGCCGGCAACTGCGCCATGGAAGAGGTCGTGATGGCGCTGCGTACAAGGTACGACTCCATGCCCTACGGCACCGGCGTGGATACGACTCAGATCACCCGAGCGTCGCGCCTGGTCTCGGGCATCACCGGTTTCGCCGTGCAGCCGAACAAGGCGATCGTCGGTGCCAATGCCTTCGCGCATGAGTCCGGCATCCATCAGGACGGCATGCTGAAGAACGCCCAGACCTACGAAATCATGACCCCGGAGTCGGTCGGACTGACCAAGTCCAACCTGGTCATGGGCAAGCATTCCGGGCGCCACGCCTTCAAGACCAAGCTCAAGGAACTGGGCATCGACCTGTCCGACAACCAGTTGATGGACGTTTTCGGACGCTTCAAGGATCTCGCCGACCACAAGAAGGACGTCTATGACGAAGACATCCTGGCTCTGGTCGACGACGCGGCGGTCCGTCACAACGATCATGTGCAGTTCGTCGCTCTGGGTGTGCGCTGCGGCAGTCACGGCCCGCAGTCGGCGGACCTGGAGCTGACGGTCGAGGGGGCCTCGCGGCATGCCACCGCCCAAGGTAACGGCCCGGTCGACGCGCTCTTCGCCGCGATTCGCGCGATCGTGCCCCACGAAGCCAAGCTCCAGCTCTATCAGGTGCATGCGGTGACCGGCGGAACTGACGCTCAGGCTCAGGTGACCGTGCGGCTGGAGGAGCAGGGCAAGACGGTCAACGGCCAAGGCGCCGACTACGACACTCTCGTCGCCTCGGCCCGCGCCTACGTCAACGCGCTCAACAAGCTGCTGGTCAAGCGCGAACGCAGCGCGCCCGACGATGTGGATCGCAGCGCCCCGGCCGCGGAGTAG
- a CDS encoding alpha/beta hydrolase family protein, whose protein sequence is MRRKAFFVALVAVALTVAFASGTPQRAWEAARLVAVLGGATPQSAVVALQETAIWSEEGAARSGLLYRPANRRAEAALVLVPGADMAGQQHPLFIAFAETLASAGFLVLVPDIESLRQLRLSAADAKRIAGAVAHMAERPLGREGVVLAAISYAVGPAVLAALDPDVSDSVAAILGIGGYHDSRAAVTFLTTGSYRGPQGEWQATEAANHGRWVFLRANVGLLPSANDRALLLEMARVRRSDPNAPIYHLVELLGPEGEAVWAVLTNDSPDRVGPLIDALPPSIREELAALSLAERDLSRLQAELILVHGRDDPILPYTESQALAAAAPEARFYLLDSLAHVELDLSTVTDGWRLFSAAWTLLSVRDRLATGSRA, encoded by the coding sequence ATGCGTCGCAAAGCCTTCTTCGTCGCCTTGGTGGCGGTGGCCTTGACGGTCGCTTTCGCCAGCGGCACGCCTCAGCGCGCGTGGGAAGCGGCGCGTCTGGTCGCCGTCCTCGGCGGCGCCACCCCTCAATCGGCCGTGGTCGCCCTGCAGGAAACCGCGATCTGGTCGGAGGAAGGGGCGGCGCGCAGCGGTCTGCTCTACCGGCCCGCCAACCGCAGGGCCGAGGCCGCCCTCGTCTTGGTTCCCGGCGCAGACATGGCCGGTCAGCAGCATCCCCTGTTCATCGCTTTCGCCGAAACCCTGGCTTCGGCCGGCTTTCTGGTCCTGGTGCCGGATATCGAGTCCCTGCGGCAATTGCGACTTTCCGCCGCCGACGCCAAGCGCATCGCCGGCGCGGTTGCCCATATGGCCGAACGGCCGCTGGGCCGCGAGGGCGTTGTCCTGGCCGCCATCTCCTACGCCGTCGGGCCCGCCGTGCTGGCCGCCCTCGACCCCGATGTCTCCGACAGCGTGGCAGCCATCCTGGGCATCGGCGGTTATCACGACAGCCGGGCGGCCGTCACCTTCCTGACCACCGGATCCTACCGCGGTCCCCAGGGGGAATGGCAGGCCACCGAGGCCGCCAACCACGGACGCTGGGTGTTCCTGCGCGCCAACGTCGGCTTGCTGCCCAGCGCCAACGACCGCGCCCTGCTGCTGGAGATGGCGCGGGTGCGCCGCTCCGACCCCAACGCACCGATCTATCATCTGGTGGAACTGCTGGGACCGGAGGGCGAAGCGGTCTGGGCCGTGCTGACCAACGACTCGCCCGATCGGGTCGGTCCGCTAATCGACGCGCTGCCGCCGTCGATCCGGGAGGAACTGGCGGCCCTCAGTCTCGCGGAGCGCGACCTGTCGCGCCTTCAGGCCGAACTGATACTGGTGCACGGGCGGGACGACCCCATCTTGCCCTACACCGAAAGCCAAGCCTTGGCCGCCGCCGCGCCGGAGGCACGTTTCTATCTGCTCGACAGTCTCGCCCACGTCGAGCTGGATCTCTCGACCGTCACGGACGGCTGGCGTCTGTTCTCCGCGGCCTGGACGCTGCTGTCGGTCCGGGACCGGCTGGCTACTGGCTCTCGCGCGTGA
- the mreC gene encoding rod shape-determining protein MreC, which translates to MKQRPGTVVRLATPLKAWAQRFAVFLLIGATFSLMMLGKVDTVVVERARIAVLDAVAPILDVASRPVSSINHAFDEAQSLAAVREQNAALQEEVRRLAGWYQEAQRLSDENRSLRSLVNLAPDPQHRTIAARVVGDQGSAYVRSVLVTAGSQEGVRKNQAALTGSGLAGRVIEVGWRASRILLITDINSRIPVLVGQARDRAVLAGDNSEHPELLYLSPGTSISPGDRVVTSGHGGVFPAGLSVGIVAAVDEQGVRVRSFADWSHMEFLQLIDYELPDLLGPLTNGAAVVNP; encoded by the coding sequence GTGAAACAAAGACCCGGCACGGTGGTGCGCTTAGCCACGCCATTGAAGGCGTGGGCGCAGCGCTTCGCGGTCTTTCTTCTGATCGGCGCCACCTTTTCCCTCATGATGCTCGGTAAGGTTGACACCGTTGTGGTGGAGCGGGCCCGGATCGCTGTTCTGGATGCCGTCGCACCGATCCTCGACGTGGCTTCAAGGCCGGTCTCCAGCATCAATCATGCCTTCGACGAGGCGCAGAGTCTGGCGGCCGTCCGCGAACAGAATGCGGCGCTTCAGGAAGAAGTCCGCCGTCTCGCTGGCTGGTACCAAGAGGCCCAGCGCCTATCGGACGAGAACCGCAGTTTGCGCAGTCTGGTCAATCTCGCGCCGGATCCGCAGCACCGTACGATCGCCGCACGCGTGGTCGGTGACCAGGGGAGCGCGTACGTACGCTCGGTTCTGGTGACGGCCGGCTCGCAGGAGGGGGTTCGTAAGAACCAAGCGGCCTTGACCGGTTCGGGATTGGCCGGTCGCGTGATCGAGGTCGGGTGGCGTGCTTCTCGCATTCTCCTGATCACCGATATCAACAGCCGGATCCCCGTTCTGGTCGGACAGGCCAGGGATCGCGCCGTTCTTGCAGGCGACAACTCGGAGCATCCGGAACTTCTCTATCTGTCGCCCGGAACGTCGATCTCTCCCGGGGACAGGGTCGTGACGTCGGGCCACGGTGGCGTGTTTCCGGCCGGTTTATCGGTCGGCATCGTCGCGGCCGTGGATGAGCAGGGTGTACGCGTACGGTCCTTCGCCGATTGGTCGCACATGGAGTTCCTGCAGCTGATCGACTATGAACTGCCCGATTTGCTGGGGCCGTTGACCAACGGCGCGGCGGTTGTGAATCCATAG
- a CDS encoding transporter substrate-binding domain-containing protein, which translates to MPSRALLPVIWFWLLAICLAGPAAANDLDDVLERGTLRVGTALFSPWAMRAEDGALIGFEAEVAAKLAQDMGVELETAVMAFDQLIPALEEGAIDMIAAGLSITPRRALVISFSQPYATSGINMLVNRELGETLGNLSDFNDPSARIAVVRDTAASDVARSLFPEAEIFLLANEEEVATAVLTKRVLAAVATTPFPELRRLAQPNRVFVPFEQPLVTTGEGFGLSRGAYDLKAYLDSWIVFRSLDGWLGDRRDYWFGTLAWQSQLPPEERITRESQ; encoded by the coding sequence ATGCCTTCTCGCGCGCTCTTGCCAGTGATTTGGTTCTGGTTGCTGGCGATTTGCCTCGCCGGGCCGGCTGCCGCAAACGATCTCGACGACGTCCTGGAGCGTGGCACGCTGCGTGTCGGAACGGCGCTCTTCTCACCCTGGGCGATGCGGGCCGAGGACGGGGCGCTGATCGGCTTCGAGGCGGAGGTAGCGGCGAAGCTGGCTCAGGACATGGGCGTCGAACTGGAAACCGCCGTGATGGCCTTCGACCAGTTGATCCCGGCACTGGAGGAGGGCGCGATCGATATGATCGCGGCAGGCCTGTCGATCACGCCGCGCCGCGCCTTGGTCATCTCCTTCTCCCAGCCTTACGCCACCAGCGGTATCAACATGCTGGTCAACCGGGAACTCGGCGAGACGCTCGGCAATCTCAGCGACTTCAACGATCCGAGCGCACGCATCGCGGTCGTCCGCGACACCGCGGCGTCGGACGTCGCGCGCTCGCTCTTCCCGGAGGCGGAGATCTTCCTGCTGGCCAACGAGGAGGAAGTGGCCACTGCCGTGCTGACCAAGCGGGTGCTCGCCGCCGTTGCCACGACCCCGTTTCCGGAGTTGCGGCGCCTGGCACAGCCGAACCGGGTGTTCGTACCCTTCGAGCAGCCCTTGGTCACCACCGGCGAGGGGTTCGGACTGAGCCGGGGTGCCTACGATCTGAAGGCTTATCTCGATTCCTGGATCGTCTTCCGCAGCCTGGACGGTTGGCTGGGCGACCGCCGCGACTACTGGTTCGGCACCTTGGCCTGGCAGTCCCAACTGCCGCCGGAAGAGCGAATCACGCGCGAGAGCCAGTAG
- the mreD gene encoding rod shape-determining protein MreD, with product MEQVSIWQRLDLMARGLAPLSITFLLMIATVLPTRTPEIAPVMPALVLTAVYYWAIFRPDLLPIWLVFLLGIVHDLLTGAPLGLGAAVFLTAYLAVAAQRRFFAHATFAMLWAGFLLVAAMALTVEWLFGSLLQLRLVDPLETLLRYAATVAAYPCLAWLFGRAQQAFLK from the coding sequence ATGGAACAGGTCAGTATTTGGCAGCGTTTGGATTTGATGGCACGCGGGCTTGCACCGCTCTCCATCACGTTCCTCCTGATGATCGCCACCGTTCTGCCGACGCGCACGCCCGAGATCGCACCCGTGATGCCGGCCCTGGTCCTGACGGCCGTCTATTACTGGGCCATTTTCCGTCCCGATCTGCTTCCAATCTGGTTGGTCTTCCTGCTCGGCATCGTTCACGATTTGCTGACCGGTGCTCCGCTCGGTCTCGGCGCCGCCGTGTTTCTGACGGCCTATCTTGCGGTTGCCGCCCAACGCCGTTTCTTCGCCCATGCGACCTTCGCTATGCTTTGGGCGGGCTTTCTGTTGGTCGCCGCCATGGCGCTCACGGTCGAGTGGCTGTTCGGTTCGCTGCTTCAACTGCGTCTGGTCGATCCTCTGGAGACACTGCTGCGCTATGCGGCCACCGTTGCCGCTTATCCCTGTCTCGCCTGGCTGTTCGGCCGGGCGCAGCAGGCCTTTCTGAAGTAG